In Phenylobacterium hankyongense, the sequence CGAAGCCGAATTCCAGCAGCCGGCGCTGCAGCTCCTCGACGCCGACGCCGTGGTCGCCGGGATGGCTCTCGGCCCGCACGTCGACGATCGTCCCGGCGTCGCCGGGATGGGCCTCGGACAGGCGCACCAGCCGGGCGTCGACGTCCGCCGCGTGGGCGGGCGAGGCCTTGATCGGCTCGGCGAGCATGTCGTGCATGGAGGAAACCTCGGCCGCGGACTTTGCGAGTGATTATCATTTACGTCCGAGGCGCCCGAAATACAAGACCTTGGCCCTGGGCATCTTGCCGCGCCGCGCTGGCGCCGCGTCCGCGCGGGCCGGTCCGCAACGCAGGGGTGGCGCGAGCGCCGCGGGTATGGCAATCGGAACCACCCGCCGAGGCGTCGCCCTACGCCATGCGGGACGCGGGCGTGGTGGAATTGGTAGACGCGCTGGACTCAAAATCCAGTTCCGAGAGGAGTGTCGGTTCGAGCCCGACCGCCCGCACCATTTGGGAACGCTACGCGTCTCGAGACGCATTTGCCGCCATCCGCCGCTCGAAGCGGACCCGCTCGGCGTGGGTCTGCGGGAAGGCACGGTAGCCGGCTCGCATCCAGGCTTTGCACTGGACGTGACGCGTCGCAGAGATCTGCTCATTGGACCACCATTCCGGGCGGTGCGCGCTCTTCGGCAGGAGCCCGCCCAGGACGCGTTCAATGTCCCGAAAGCTCATCTCGTGGATTGCGCTCTTCTGACGCCGTAGATGACCTTCCAGTGGATCGTACTTTCCCATGCGACCCCTCCGAGCCCCTGCGTTCTCTTGCAGGTTGAGCGGGGGTCAGCAACTCTCGTGCCGTGATGCTCGTCCCACCTCCGATCGATCCCCGTCTGCTGGCCGCCGAGATCGAGGCGACGTCAGTGAGTTATCGGGCGACTGGCCGCGGCGAGTTCAGGCCTTGAAGCGCTTCCGATGCGGACAGCCGGGCCAGCAGCACGGCCGTCGCTTCCCGTCCTTTAGTTGTGTACGCGTCCGCTCGACGTGATTGCGTCGCGTCTCGGGCTTCTTCACGGACTCGACCCAGCAAATCCATTCGTTGCGCGCGAGCGGCGTTATGTCCTCCCACTTGGCGAGCGCCTCCCTGTCGGAAACAAGCACCTCACGAAGGTCTGTCGGGACCTCGTGCACCACGCCAGCACTGACGCGCACATTCGTCATGGGATGACGGCCTCTCACCCACTGCCCCAAATGTGGAGGCTAGCGGCCCAGGTCCGGCTTCCGCAATGTTAGAGCCGATGTGAATGTCGGGTTCCTGCCCCGACGCGAAGGTCCGCGGCTGGCGCATCTGGGACCTCGCGCGAGCAGACAGGCGTGACCGAGACCAGGCGCCGAGCCTCTGTGCGCGGGGCCGAACGGCGCGCCCGAACCCAACCCGATCAGGTGTCTTGCGGTTCTGCAGCTACGCAGGTTGCTTCACGCCGAAGCGCTCGGCCGAGCGGGCCCTCGCCTTGGCGGCCTCTTCCTCGCGGTCCTTGGGATCGGCGGTCGTCTCCAGGCTCTCGAACAGGCGGCGGGCGACGGCGGCGACCTGGTCCACGGCGGTATCGAAGGCTTCGCGGTTCACCTTCGAGGGGGCGTTGAACCCGGACAGCTTGCGGACGAACTGGAGCGCGGCGTCGCGGATCTCCTCATCCGTGGCCGGCGGGTCGAAGTTGAACAGTGTCTTGATGTTGCGGCACATTGGCGGGCGCCTCCTTCTCCTTGGCCCCTAAGATAGGCGTTCGGACGGCCCGCGCGACCAGGGGATTTTCTGCTCTGGTGCGACAGAGCCCTGCGATCCGGCCCGGGCGGGTGTCGGAATGAGCGGCCTCGTTCGTCCTTCGGGCGTCCACAGGAGGACATCCGGATGCCGACCGACGATCCGGGCGGGCCGCTGGGGCCGACCAAGCGCACCACGGCTGAGAGCGTCACGGACGTGGTGAACCAGCTGACGGTATTCGTTGTCGTGCGCGCGCCGTCGCACGAGGGGGCGGCGAAACTGTTCGAAGGCCATCCGCACTTCACGATCTTTCCGCGCCAGGCCCCGCCACAAGCACTTCCTCCAGGCCCCGCCGGATGATGGTCCGACCCAGGTGAGCCGCTTTGGCCGTTTCGACGAAGTTACGGCCGTGAACCGCCAGGATCTTGCAGCGGGGGCGTGCGGGTCAGGCCACGTACCGCTTTCCGGCGCCGCGCGGAATCTCGAAGGTAACGCGCAAGCCGCAAAGGCCGCCGGCCGGCTCGGCGAAGATCCTGCCGCCGTGCAGGTCGACAATGCTCTTGGAAATGGTGAGCCCAAGTCCGCTGCCACGGTCTCCGGTCGCCGGCGTG encodes:
- a CDS encoding FeoA family protein; protein product: MHDMLAEPIKASPAHAADVDARLVRLSEAHPGDAGTIVDVRAESHPGDHGVGVEELQRRLLEFGFVEGAAIEVLHEGAIRRDPIAVRLDDMRVALRRRDAEDVWVLLERLSPKRPAR
- a CDS encoding DUF7662 domain-containing protein; this encodes MGKYDPLEGHLRRQKSAIHEMSFRDIERVLGGLLPKSAHRPEWWSNEQISATRHVQCKAWMRAGYRAFPQTHAERVRFERRMAANASRDA
- a CDS encoding YdeI/OmpD-associated family protein; translation: MTNVRVSAGVVHEVPTDLREVLVSDREALAKWEDITPLARNEWICWVESVKKPETRRNHVERTRTQLKDGKRRPCCWPGCPHRKRFKA
- a CDS encoding DUF2277 domain-containing protein; this translates as MCRNIKTLFNFDPPATDEEIRDAALQFVRKLSGFNAPSKVNREAFDTAVDQVAAVARRLFESLETTADPKDREEEAAKARARSAERFGVKQPA